Proteins encoded together in one Schumannella luteola window:
- a CDS encoding DUF3145 domain-containing protein has protein sequence MVYVHSAPRALCPHVEWAAGRALGHAVTVEWREQPVLRGAQRAEFSWQGPRGTGAVIASALRGWEHLRYEVTEDAGLGGDGGRWMHTPDLGVFYAQTDTAGNMVISEDRLRSAMETAGSNALELHRELRLALGQAWDDELEPFRTASDDSSVVWLHKVG, from the coding sequence GTGGTCTACGTCCACTCCGCTCCTCGCGCGCTCTGCCCCCATGTCGAATGGGCGGCCGGTCGCGCTCTCGGGCATGCCGTCACCGTCGAGTGGCGTGAGCAGCCCGTTCTCCGTGGCGCCCAGCGCGCCGAGTTCTCCTGGCAGGGCCCGCGTGGCACCGGCGCCGTCATCGCCTCGGCCCTGCGCGGCTGGGAGCACCTCCGCTACGAGGTGACCGAGGATGCCGGTCTCGGCGGCGACGGCGGGCGCTGGATGCACACGCCCGACCTCGGCGTGTTCTATGCGCAGACCGACACCGCCGGCAACATGGTCATCTCCGAAGACCGTCTGCGCTCGGCGATGGAGACCGCCGGCTCCAATGCGCTCGAGCTGCACCGCGAGCTGCGGCTGGCCCTCGGCCAGGCCTGGGACGACGAGCTCGAGCCCTTCCGCACCGCATCCGACGACTCCTCGGTCGTCTGGCTGCACAAGGTGGGCTGA
- the exaC gene encoding acetaldehyde dehydrogenase ExaC — MTVYAAPGTPDAKVTFKPRYEHWIGGEWVKPVKGQYFEDISPVNGKPFAEVARGTAEDIDAALDAAHKAAPAWGTTSTTERAAVLNRIADVIEANLELLAVAETWDNGKPIREPLNADLPLAADHFRYFASVIRAQVDESTPLDGDTVAYHYKEPLGVVGQIIPWNFPILMAVWKLAPALAAGNAIVLKPAEQTPVSILVLVELIGDILPPGVLNVVNGFGAEAGKPLASSPRIRKIAFTGETTTGRLILQYASANIIPATLELGGKSPNIFFEDVAAHNDSYYDKAQEGFVLFAFNQGEVCTCPSRALLHKPIYDSFLGDAIERTKLAKQGNPLDTDTQVGAQASNDQLEKILSYIDIGKQEGAKLALGGERVDLGGDLTDGYYVQPTIFEGHNKMRLFQEEIFGPVVAVTSFDDYDDAISIANDTLYGLGAGVWSRNGNVAYRAGRDIQAGRVWVNNYHAYPAGAAFGGYKSSGIGRENNALALDHYQQTKNLLVSYSENKLGFF, encoded by the coding sequence ATGACCGTCTACGCCGCACCCGGCACGCCCGACGCGAAGGTGACCTTCAAGCCGCGCTACGAGCACTGGATCGGAGGTGAGTGGGTCAAGCCCGTCAAGGGCCAGTACTTCGAGGACATCTCGCCGGTCAACGGCAAGCCCTTCGCCGAGGTCGCCCGCGGAACCGCCGAGGACATCGACGCCGCCCTCGACGCGGCGCACAAGGCCGCCCCGGCCTGGGGCACGACCTCCACCACCGAGCGCGCCGCCGTGCTCAACAGGATCGCCGACGTCATCGAGGCGAATCTCGAGCTGCTCGCCGTCGCGGAGACCTGGGACAACGGCAAGCCGATCCGCGAGCCGCTCAACGCCGACCTCCCGCTGGCCGCCGACCACTTCCGCTACTTCGCCTCCGTCATCCGCGCGCAGGTCGACGAGTCGACCCCTCTCGACGGCGACACGGTCGCGTATCACTACAAGGAGCCGCTGGGCGTCGTCGGGCAGATCATCCCGTGGAACTTCCCGATCCTCATGGCCGTGTGGAAGCTCGCCCCCGCACTGGCGGCCGGCAACGCGATCGTGCTCAAGCCGGCCGAGCAGACGCCCGTCTCGATCCTCGTGCTCGTCGAGCTGATCGGCGACATCCTGCCCCCGGGCGTGCTCAACGTCGTCAACGGCTTCGGCGCCGAAGCCGGCAAGCCCCTCGCGTCGAGCCCGCGCATCCGCAAGATCGCCTTCACCGGCGAGACGACCACCGGCCGGCTGATCCTGCAGTACGCCTCGGCCAACATCATCCCGGCGACGCTCGAGCTGGGCGGCAAGAGCCCCAACATCTTCTTCGAGGATGTCGCGGCGCACAACGACAGCTACTACGACAAGGCGCAGGAGGGCTTCGTGCTCTTCGCCTTCAACCAGGGCGAGGTCTGCACCTGCCCGAGCCGCGCGCTGCTGCACAAGCCGATCTACGACAGCTTCCTCGGCGACGCGATCGAGCGGACGAAGCTCGCCAAGCAGGGCAACCCCCTCGACACCGACACGCAGGTCGGCGCGCAGGCGTCGAACGACCAGCTGGAGAAGATCCTCAGCTACATCGACATCGGCAAGCAGGAGGGCGCGAAGCTCGCGCTCGGCGGCGAGCGGGTCGACCTCGGCGGCGACCTGACCGACGGCTACTACGTGCAGCCGACGATCTTCGAGGGCCACAACAAGATGCGCCTCTTCCAGGAGGAGATCTTCGGACCCGTCGTCGCCGTGACGAGCTTCGACGACTACGACGACGCCATCTCGATCGCCAACGACACGCTCTACGGTCTCGGCGCCGGCGTGTGGTCGCGCAACGGCAACGTCGCCTACCGCGCCGGGCGCGACATCCAGGCCGGCCGTGTCTGGGTGAACAACTACCACGCGTACCCGGCCGGGGCGGCGTTCGGCGGCTACAAGAGCTCGGGCATCGGCCGCGAGAACAACGCGCTGGCTCTCGACCACTACCAGCAGACGAAGAACCTCCTGGTCTCGTACAGCGAGAACAAGCTCGGCTTCTTCTGA
- a CDS encoding bifunctional 3'-5' exonuclease/DNA polymerase — MPVVLDREGDRVVVRDLDDAGSETARTDVVVDDFPAYAAEREAAEHPRWIWSDTTEWYPRLLLAGVRLERAADLRLCRRILRGAAATAGTPLTTRPRDGWDAAPSAPVHDVGAALFDLTERVERDSALEEHLRQAEAVALSSEPGVLALLLAAESVGALTAAEMSHAGLPWSAARHDEILTELLGARPVAGRPARMEALVVRLRQLLDAPDLDPDSPERLLRALQNAGLPARSTRSWELKELQHPVIAPLLEYKKLARVLTANGWNWVDSWVHDGRFRPVYVVGGVVTGRWASDGGGALQLPHQVRGAVVADPGWKLVVADAAQLEPRVLAAMSGDAAMARAGRAHDLYEGIVQSGAVADRNEAKYGMLGAIYGGTTGVSGRVLPRMRRAFPDAMHLVEEAARAGERGERVRTWLGRTSPSRGGEGYDETLSPEARDRARSDARSWGRFTRNFVVQGTAAEWAMCWMGSLRRRLWDLGEGEPGAARHPFARRPHLAFFLHDEVMVHTPAEFADQVEHEVRAAAADAGRMLFPSAPVEFALTVAQVDSYDRAK, encoded by the coding sequence GTGCCCGTCGTGCTGGATCGCGAAGGCGACCGGGTGGTCGTCCGCGATCTCGACGATGCCGGGTCGGAGACCGCGCGCACGGATGTCGTCGTCGACGACTTCCCGGCCTACGCCGCCGAGCGCGAGGCGGCCGAGCATCCGCGCTGGATCTGGTCGGACACGACCGAGTGGTATCCGCGTCTGCTGCTCGCCGGCGTGCGCCTCGAACGCGCCGCCGACCTCCGTCTCTGCCGGCGGATCCTGCGCGGCGCCGCGGCGACCGCGGGGACGCCGCTCACGACGCGTCCACGCGACGGCTGGGATGCCGCGCCGTCAGCGCCGGTGCACGACGTCGGGGCGGCGCTGTTCGACCTGACGGAGCGCGTCGAACGGGATTCCGCGCTCGAGGAGCACCTGCGGCAGGCGGAGGCGGTCGCCCTCAGCAGCGAGCCGGGCGTGCTCGCGCTGCTGCTCGCGGCGGAGAGCGTCGGCGCGCTCACCGCCGCCGAGATGTCGCACGCGGGCCTGCCGTGGAGCGCGGCTCGCCACGACGAGATCCTGACCGAGCTGCTGGGTGCGCGGCCCGTGGCCGGCCGTCCCGCTCGCATGGAGGCCCTCGTCGTGCGCCTGCGTCAGCTGCTCGACGCGCCCGACCTCGATCCCGATTCCCCGGAGCGTCTGCTGCGGGCGCTGCAGAACGCGGGGCTGCCCGCACGCTCGACGCGCTCCTGGGAGCTGAAGGAGCTCCAGCATCCGGTCATCGCCCCGCTGCTGGAGTACAAGAAGCTCGCGCGGGTTCTCACCGCCAACGGCTGGAACTGGGTCGACAGCTGGGTGCACGACGGGCGCTTCCGTCCGGTGTACGTGGTCGGCGGCGTCGTGACAGGACGCTGGGCCTCCGACGGCGGGGGAGCGCTGCAGCTGCCCCATCAGGTGCGTGGAGCCGTCGTCGCCGACCCGGGCTGGAAGCTCGTGGTCGCCGACGCCGCCCAGCTCGAGCCGCGCGTGCTCGCGGCGATGTCCGGCGATGCCGCGATGGCCCGCGCGGGTCGCGCCCACGACCTCTACGAGGGCATCGTGCAGAGCGGCGCCGTCGCCGACCGCAACGAGGCCAAGTACGGCATGCTCGGCGCGATCTACGGCGGCACGACCGGAGTGAGCGGCCGCGTGCTGCCGCGGATGCGCCGCGCCTTCCCCGACGCGATGCACCTCGTCGAGGAGGCGGCACGGGCCGGAGAGCGCGGCGAGCGGGTGCGCACCTGGCTGGGCCGCACCTCGCCGTCCCGCGGCGGCGAGGGCTACGACGAGACCCTGAGCCCCGAGGCCCGCGACCGCGCGCGCTCCGATGCCCGCTCCTGGGGCCGCTTCACCCGCAACTTCGTCGTGCAGGGCACCGCCGCCGAATGGGCGATGTGCTGGATGGGGTCGCTGCGTCGTCGGCTCTGGGATCTCGGCGAGGGCGAGCCCGGTGCCGCACGGCATCCCTTCGCGCGCCGACCTCACCTGGCGTTCTTCCTGCATGACGAGGTCATGGTGCACACGCCGGCCGAGTTCGCCGACCAGGTCGAGCACGAGGTGCGCGCCGCCGCAGCCGACGCCGGGCGCATGCTGTTTCCCTCCGCGCCGGTGGAGTTCGCCCTCACCGTGGCGCAGGTCGACAGCTACGACCGCGCGAAGTAG
- a CDS encoding DUF779 domain-containing protein translates to MPALLDSTVAIEGETVSRVALTDTSVELLRRLWEIHGPLMFHQSGGCCDGSSPMCFPAGDFMTGPADVLLGVFDIAPDGGEPQTIEFWMSQEQFAYWSHTHLTVDVVKGRGSGFSVEAPEGVRFLLRSRLMDSAEPFA, encoded by the coding sequence ATGCCCGCACTTCTCGATTCCACCGTCGCGATCGAAGGAGAGACCGTCTCCCGCGTCGCGCTCACCGACACCTCCGTCGAGCTGCTGCGTCGGCTCTGGGAGATCCACGGTCCGCTGATGTTCCACCAGTCGGGCGGATGCTGCGACGGCAGCTCGCCGATGTGCTTCCCGGCCGGCGACTTCATGACCGGGCCCGCCGACGTGCTGCTCGGCGTCTTCGACATCGCGCCCGACGGCGGGGAGCCGCAGACGATCGAGTTCTGGATGTCGCAGGAGCAGTTCGCCTACTGGAGCCACACCCATCTCACGGTCGACGTCGTGAAGGGGCGCGGCTCGGGGTTCTCGGTCGAGGCGCCCGAGGGCGTTCGCTTCCTGCTGCGCTCACGGCTGATGGACAGCGCGGAGCCGTTCGCCTGA
- a CDS encoding Ig-like domain-containing protein translates to MAAFLRPRLRALPGALVLGAALAIAGPALASTADASTPVALPSSASTAAGTSTSIPLRGTSPTGAALQYRLSLFASYGQVSISGSTATYTPQAGFSGSDHFAFLVSDGASASDPVDVTVTVSAPVVVTPPAPAPAAPVTNAAPARPSVPATTSTPATTEAPAAETPVAETGPTASSTSTDTASSERPEVAAALRALSKGLAAAAKSLG, encoded by the coding sequence ATGGCCGCTTTCCTCCGTCCCCGCCTGCGCGCCCTTCCGGGCGCCCTCGTCCTCGGCGCCGCTCTCGCGATCGCCGGTCCGGCACTCGCCTCGACCGCCGACGCCTCGACGCCCGTCGCTCTGCCCAGCTCGGCCTCGACGGCCGCCGGCACGAGCACCAGCATCCCGCTGCGCGGAACCAGCCCGACCGGCGCGGCCCTGCAGTACCGGCTCTCCCTGTTCGCCAGCTATGGCCAGGTGAGCATCTCCGGCAGCACAGCCACCTACACGCCGCAGGCCGGCTTCTCGGGCAGCGACCACTTCGCCTTCCTGGTGAGCGACGGCGCCTCCGCCTCCGACCCGGTCGACGTGACGGTGACCGTCTCCGCGCCCGTCGTCGTCACCCCGCCGGCGCCTGCTCCGGCCGCGCCCGTGACGAACGCGGCGCCCGCCCGTCCGAGCGTGCCGGCGACCACGTCGACGCCGGCGACCACCGAGGCGCCCGCTGCTGAGACTCCGGTCGCTGAGACGGGCCCCACGGCGTCGTCGACCTCGACCGACACCGCGTCGAGCGAGCGTCCCGAGGTGGCCGCCGCACTGCGCGCGCTCAGCAAGGGACTCGCCGCCGCCGCCAAGTCGCTCGGCTGA